A single genomic interval of Ramlibacter pinisoli harbors:
- the tadA gene encoding tRNA adenosine(34) deaminase TadA has protein sequence MDDPAFMRLALEQARQAQAAGEVPVGAVVVRDGQVIGRGFNRPVGAHDPTAHAEIMALREAAEAVGNYRLDGCDLYVTLEPCAMCSGAMLHARLRRVVFGAHDPKTGVAGSVLDLFAERRLNHRTQVEGGVLADDCGRLLADFFASRRAQARVAMQPVREDAVRTPDERFADLPGYPWSPRYVSDLPSLAGLRLHYLDEGPAGASVTWLCLHGNPSWSYLYRKMIPVFLAEGHRVVAPDLPGFGRSDKPKKQAAHRFGWHRQVLLDLVERLDLRDVVLVVQDWGGLLGLTLPMEAPQRYRGLLVMNTLLATGDASLSPGFLAWREMCARNPEFDVGRLFARGNPQMTPQECAAYDAPFPDRGHRAALRAFPPLVPDAPDAEGAAVSRAARDFWRERWNGRSLMAIGRQDPVLGLPVMQALRTDIRGCPEPMILDEAGHFVQEHGEPIARRAVGYFRP, from the coding sequence GTGGACGATCCGGCCTTCATGCGGCTCGCGCTGGAACAGGCGCGGCAGGCGCAAGCGGCCGGCGAAGTGCCGGTGGGCGCGGTGGTCGTGCGCGACGGGCAAGTCATCGGACGCGGGTTCAACCGGCCGGTCGGCGCCCACGACCCGACCGCCCACGCCGAGATCATGGCGCTGCGCGAGGCGGCCGAGGCGGTCGGCAACTACCGCCTGGACGGCTGCGACCTCTACGTCACCCTCGAACCCTGCGCCATGTGCAGCGGCGCCATGCTGCATGCGCGCTTGCGCCGCGTCGTGTTCGGCGCCCACGACCCCAAGACGGGCGTGGCCGGCTCCGTCCTCGACCTGTTCGCCGAGCGGCGGCTGAACCACCGCACGCAGGTCGAAGGCGGGGTGCTCGCCGACGACTGCGGCCGCCTGCTCGCGGACTTCTTCGCCTCCCGGCGGGCGCAGGCGCGCGTGGCTATGCAGCCCGTGCGCGAGGACGCCGTCCGCACGCCCGACGAGCGTTTCGCCGACCTGCCGGGGTATCCGTGGTCGCCGCGCTACGTGAGCGACCTGCCGTCGCTCGCCGGCTTGCGCCTGCACTACCTCGACGAGGGCCCGGCGGGCGCGTCCGTCACCTGGCTGTGCCTGCACGGCAATCCGTCCTGGAGCTACCTGTACCGCAAGATGATTCCGGTGTTCCTGGCCGAGGGGCACCGCGTGGTCGCGCCCGACCTGCCCGGCTTCGGGCGCAGCGACAAGCCCAAGAAGCAGGCCGCGCACCGGTTCGGCTGGCACCGGCAGGTGCTGCTCGACCTGGTCGAGCGGCTCGACCTGCGCGACGTCGTGCTGGTCGTGCAGGACTGGGGCGGGCTGCTGGGACTGACGCTGCCGATGGAGGCGCCGCAGCGCTATCGCGGCCTGCTGGTGATGAACACCCTCCTGGCGACCGGCGACGCATCGTTGTCGCCCGGCTTCCTGGCCTGGCGCGAGATGTGCGCCCGCAACCCCGAGTTCGACGTGGGCCGCCTGTTCGCGCGCGGCAACCCGCAGATGACGCCGCAGGAATGCGCCGCCTACGATGCGCCGTTCCCCGATCGCGGCCATCGCGCGGCCCTGCGCGCCTTTCCCCCGCTGGTGCCGGACGCGCCCGATGCCGAGGGCGCCGCGGTCTCGCGCGCGGCCCGCGACTTCTGGCGCGAACGCTGGAACGGCCGCAGCCTGATGGCGATCGGCCGGCAGGACCCGGTGCTGGGCTTGCCCGTGATGCAAGCGTTGCGGACCGACATCCGCGGCTGCCCCGAACCGATGATCCTCGACGAGGCCGGCCACTTCGTGCAGGAGCACGGCGAGCCGATCGCGAGGAGGGCGGTGGGATACTTCCGCCCGTGA
- a CDS encoding FMN-binding negative transcriptional regulator, producing MYMPPQFVAKDQAAAVALMRAHPFASLITCDDDGLPFVTHLPLHPEAGAGGLVLWGHVAKPNPQWRHLQARPRAVATFLGPHAYLSPQVYPDLQRVPTWNYLAVHCTVQARLVEDEDGKDALLKKLIGVHEPAYAQQWQGLDPGFARKMLAGIVGFELRVTDLQCKIKLNQHRPEAHAKQHAAYAAGGEQERALAGWMERLGMVEGH from the coding sequence ATGTACATGCCCCCGCAGTTCGTGGCCAAGGACCAGGCGGCCGCCGTCGCCCTGATGCGCGCGCACCCCTTCGCCAGCCTGATCACGTGCGACGACGACGGCCTGCCGTTCGTCACCCACCTGCCGCTGCACCCGGAGGCGGGCGCGGGCGGGCTGGTGCTGTGGGGCCACGTGGCCAAGCCCAATCCCCAGTGGCGCCACCTGCAGGCGCGCCCGCGTGCCGTCGCCACCTTCCTGGGGCCGCATGCCTACCTCTCGCCGCAGGTCTATCCCGATTTGCAGCGGGTGCCGACCTGGAATTACCTGGCGGTGCACTGCACCGTCCAGGCCCGGCTGGTAGAGGACGAGGACGGCAAGGATGCCCTGCTCAAGAAGCTGATCGGCGTCCACGAACCCGCATACGCGCAGCAGTGGCAGGGGCTGGATCCCGGGTTCGCCCGCAAGATGCTGGCCGGCATCGTGGGCTTCGAACTGCGCGTGACCGACCTGCAATGCAAGATCAAGCTCAACCAGCACCGGCCCGAAGCCCATGCGAAGCAGCACGCGGCCTACGCCGCCGGCGGCGAGCAGGAGAGGGCGCTGGCCGGCTGGATGGAGCGCCTCGGAATGGTGGAGGGTCACTGA
- the guaA gene encoding glutamine-hydrolyzing GMP synthase, which translates to MQHDKILILDFGSQVTQLIARRVREAHVYSEVHPCDVSDAWIRDYAADGRLKGVILSGSHASVYEETTDKAPQAVFELGVPVLGICYGMQTMAHQLGGKVESGHKREFGFASVRARGHTALFKDIADRTTAEGHGMLDVWMSHGDKVVEMPPGFKLMASTESCPIAGMADEARRFYAVQFHPEVTHTVQGRAILERFVLGICQARPDWVMRDHIAEAVAAIREQVGDEEVILGLSGGVDSSVAAALIHRAIGDQLTCVFVDHGLLRLNEGDMVMDMFAGKLHAKVVRVDASELFLGKLAGVSDPEAKRKIIGGLFVDVFKAEAARIKQTHSRHVAWLAQGTIYPDVIESGGGKNKKAVTIKSHHNVGGLPEQLGLKLLEPLRDLFKDEVRELGVALGLPPEMVYRHPFPGPGLGVRILGEVKKEYADLLRRADDIFIQELRNFRDEHTGKTWYDLTSQAFTVFLPVKSVGVMGDGRTYDYVVALRAVQTSDFMTADWAELPYALLKKVSSRIINEVRGINRVTYDVSSKPPATIEWE; encoded by the coding sequence ATGCAACACGACAAGATCCTCATCCTCGACTTCGGCTCCCAGGTCACGCAGCTGATCGCGCGCCGCGTGCGCGAAGCCCACGTGTACTCGGAGGTCCATCCCTGCGACGTCAGCGACGCCTGGATCCGTGACTACGCGGCCGATGGCCGCCTGAAGGGCGTCATCCTGTCCGGCAGCCACGCCAGCGTCTACGAGGAGACCACCGACAAGGCCCCGCAGGCCGTCTTCGAGCTGGGCGTGCCGGTGCTGGGCATCTGCTACGGCATGCAGACCATGGCGCACCAGCTGGGCGGCAAGGTGGAAAGCGGCCACAAGCGCGAATTCGGCTTTGCCTCCGTGCGCGCCCGCGGCCACACCGCGCTGTTCAAGGACATCGCCGACCGCACCACCGCGGAAGGCCACGGCATGCTCGACGTCTGGATGTCGCACGGCGACAAGGTCGTCGAGATGCCACCCGGCTTCAAGCTGATGGCCTCCACCGAGAGCTGCCCAATCGCCGGCATGGCCGACGAGGCGCGCCGGTTCTACGCGGTGCAGTTCCATCCCGAGGTGACGCACACGGTGCAGGGCCGGGCCATCCTGGAGCGCTTCGTCCTGGGCATCTGCCAGGCCAGGCCGGACTGGGTGATGCGCGACCACATCGCCGAGGCAGTGGCGGCCATCCGCGAGCAGGTGGGCGACGAGGAGGTGATCCTGGGCCTGTCCGGCGGCGTCGATTCCTCCGTGGCCGCGGCCCTCATCCACCGCGCCATCGGTGACCAGCTGACCTGCGTCTTCGTCGACCACGGCCTGCTGCGCCTGAACGAGGGCGACATGGTGATGGACATGTTCGCGGGCAAGCTGCACGCCAAGGTGGTGCGGGTCGACGCCAGCGAGCTGTTCCTCGGCAAGCTGGCCGGGGTGAGCGACCCCGAGGCCAAGCGCAAGATCATCGGCGGCCTCTTCGTCGACGTCTTCAAGGCCGAGGCGGCCAGGATCAAGCAGACCCACTCGCGCCACGTGGCCTGGCTGGCCCAGGGCACCATCTATCCCGACGTCATCGAGTCGGGCGGCGGCAAGAACAAGAAGGCCGTCACCATCAAGAGCCACCACAACGTCGGCGGCCTGCCCGAGCAACTCGGCCTCAAGCTGCTGGAGCCGCTGCGCGACCTCTTCAAGGACGAAGTGCGCGAACTCGGTGTGGCGCTGGGCCTGCCGCCGGAGATGGTGTACCGCCACCCGTTCCCGGGCCCCGGGCTGGGCGTGCGCATCCTGGGCGAGGTGAAGAAGGAGTACGCCGACCTGCTGCGGCGTGCCGACGACATCTTCATCCAGGAACTGCGCAATTTCCGCGACGAGCACACCGGCAAGACCTGGTACGACCTCACCAGCCAGGCGTTCACGGTCTTCCTGCCGGTCAAGAGCGTTGGCGTCATGGGCGACGGCCGCACCTACGACTACGTGGTGGCGCTGCGGGCCGTGCAGACCAGCGACTTCATGACGGCCGACTGGGCCGAGCTGCCCTACGCGCTGCTCAAGAAGGTGTCCAGTCGCATCATCAACGAGGTGCGCGGCATCAACCGCGTCACCTACGACGTGTCGAGCAAGCCGCCCGCGACGATCGAGTGGGAGTGA
- a CDS encoding type II toxin-antitoxin system VapC family toxin codes for MLVVDASAFASWAFPDETGDKVSQSLIRVVTEEESATSAAIFPLEAMHAAGRALARGRFSPSAHQHVLRLLSRLPVALAPLRVSPLEFWTWSQSLDLTPSDAAYLKVAVDLKAPLVTMDRALQRACLKLDHPLITDLA; via the coding sequence ATGCTCGTGGTTGACGCCTCCGCCTTCGCCAGCTGGGCCTTCCCGGACGAGACCGGCGACAAGGTCTCGCAGTCCCTGATCCGCGTTGTGACCGAGGAGGAGAGCGCCACCAGCGCCGCGATCTTCCCGCTGGAGGCGATGCACGCGGCGGGCCGCGCCCTGGCGCGCGGTCGGTTCAGCCCCAGCGCCCACCAGCACGTGCTGCGGCTGCTCAGCCGGTTGCCGGTGGCGCTGGCGCCCCTGCGGGTGTCGCCGCTGGAGTTCTGGACCTGGTCGCAGTCGCTGGACCTCACCCCCTCGGACGCCGCCTACCTGAAGGTGGCGGTCGACCTCAAAGCACCCCTGGTCACGATGGACCGCGCCCTGCAGCGCGCGTGCCTGAAGCTGGACCACCCCCTGATCACCGACCTGGCCTGA
- a CDS encoding type II toxin-antitoxin system prevent-host-death family antitoxin, with protein MQTVPIHQAKSQLSELIRAVEQGEEVVLTRHGKRVIRLIKEPETEQPSIEARRQAILAELEALRGKVGRGQPGFAEFWDEHKRERDARGGTATDDPEGTHARG; from the coding sequence GTGCAAACGGTCCCCATCCACCAGGCCAAGAGCCAGCTCTCCGAACTGATCCGTGCGGTCGAGCAAGGCGAGGAGGTCGTGCTCACGCGCCATGGCAAGCGCGTGATCCGTCTCATCAAGGAGCCCGAAACCGAGCAGCCGAGCATCGAGGCGCGCCGGCAGGCCATCCTGGCCGAGCTGGAGGCGCTGCGCGGCAAGGTTGGCCGCGGCCAGCCCGGCTTCGCCGAATTCTGGGACGAGCACAAGCGCGAACGTGACGCGCGGGGCGGGACCGCGACCGACGATCCGGAGGGCACCCATGCTCGTGGTTGA
- the guaB gene encoding IMP dehydrogenase encodes MRLLGKALTFDDVLLVPAFSQVLPKDTSLATRLSRNITLNLPLVAAAMDTVTEARLAIAIAQEGGIGIVHKNLTPKQQAAEVARVKRYESGVLRDPVVITPSHTVQQVLAMQEQLGISGFPVIDGGKVVGIVTGRDLRFETRYEVPVSQIMTPREKLITVREGTSAAEAKALLNKHKLERLLVLGEGFELKGLITVKDITKQTSFPNAARDASGRLRVGAAVGVGEGTEERVEALVKAGVDVIVVDTAHGHSKGVIERVRWVKQTYPEVDVIGGNIATGSAARALVEAGADAVKVGIGPGSICTTRIVAGVGVPQITAIDNVATALQGSGVPLIADGGIRYSGDISKAIAAGASTVMMGGMFAGTEEAPGEIVLYQGRSYKSYRGMGSIGAMQQGSADRYFQEATTGNPNADKLVPEGIEGRVPYKGSLVSIVFQMAGGVRASMGYCGCATIEDMRNKAEFVEITAAGIRESHVHDVQITKEAPNYRAE; translated from the coding sequence ATGCGCCTTCTTGGCAAAGCGCTGACCTTCGACGATGTGTTGCTGGTCCCGGCGTTCTCCCAGGTCCTTCCCAAGGACACTTCCCTCGCGACACGCCTCTCGCGCAACATCACGCTGAACCTGCCTCTGGTGGCAGCGGCGATGGACACCGTGACGGAGGCGCGCCTGGCGATCGCCATCGCGCAGGAAGGCGGCATCGGCATCGTGCACAAGAACCTCACGCCCAAGCAGCAGGCGGCCGAGGTCGCCCGGGTCAAGCGCTACGAATCGGGCGTGCTGCGCGACCCGGTCGTCATCACCCCGTCGCACACGGTGCAGCAGGTGCTCGCCATGCAGGAGCAGTTGGGCATCTCCGGCTTCCCCGTCATCGACGGCGGCAAGGTCGTGGGCATCGTCACCGGCCGCGACCTGCGCTTCGAGACCCGCTACGAGGTGCCGGTCAGCCAGATCATGACCCCGCGCGAGAAGCTGATCACCGTGCGCGAGGGCACCAGTGCGGCCGAGGCCAAGGCGCTGCTGAACAAGCACAAGCTCGAGCGGCTGCTGGTGCTGGGCGAAGGCTTCGAGCTCAAGGGCCTGATCACCGTCAAGGACATCACCAAGCAGACCAGCTTCCCCAATGCCGCGCGCGACGCCTCGGGCCGCCTGCGCGTGGGCGCCGCCGTCGGCGTGGGCGAGGGCACCGAGGAGCGCGTGGAGGCGCTGGTCAAGGCCGGCGTCGACGTCATCGTGGTCGACACCGCGCACGGGCACAGCAAGGGCGTGATCGAGCGGGTGCGCTGGGTCAAGCAGACCTATCCGGAAGTCGATGTGATCGGCGGCAACATCGCCACCGGCTCGGCGGCACGGGCGCTCGTGGAGGCCGGCGCGGACGCGGTCAAGGTGGGCATCGGTCCGGGCTCGATCTGCACCACCCGCATCGTGGCCGGCGTCGGCGTGCCGCAGATCACGGCCATCGACAACGTGGCGACGGCGCTGCAGGGCAGCGGCGTGCCGCTGATCGCCGACGGCGGCATCCGCTACTCGGGCGACATCTCCAAGGCCATCGCGGCCGGTGCCAGCACCGTGATGATGGGCGGGATGTTCGCCGGCACTGAAGAGGCGCCCGGCGAGATCGTCCTGTACCAGGGCCGCAGCTACAAGAGCTACCGTGGCATGGGCTCCATCGGCGCCATGCAGCAGGGCAGTGCCGACCGCTACTTCCAGGAAGCGACCACCGGCAATCCCAACGCCGACAAGCTGGTGCCTGAGGGCATCGAGGGCCGCGTGCCCTACAAGGGCTCGCTCGTGTCCATCGTGTTCCAGATGGCCGGCGGTGTGCGGGCCAGCATGGGTTACTGCGGCTGCGCCACCATCGAGGACATGCGCAACAAGGCCGAATTCGTCGAGATCACGGCGGCCGGCATCCGCGAGAGCCATGTGCATGACGTGCAGATCACCAAGGAAGCGCCGAACTACCGCGCCGAGTAG
- a CDS encoding DUF4124 domain-containing protein has product MPSTRALAVALAIACGALPLAATAQWQWIDKDGRKVFSDKSPPPDIPAKNILRQPGMRAAVVEEAPAAPSAVPAKAVANAANAPKVSGKDRELEEKRKQALAADAEKKKAQEREVLEAQADNCKRARESKATLDSGVRLARVNDKGEREILDDTARATETRRLQEIISRDCKAG; this is encoded by the coding sequence ATGCCTTCCACCCGCGCCCTTGCCGTTGCCCTGGCCATCGCCTGCGGCGCCCTTCCGCTCGCTGCCACCGCGCAGTGGCAATGGATCGACAAGGACGGCCGCAAGGTCTTCAGCGACAAGTCGCCCCCGCCCGACATCCCGGCCAAGAACATCCTGCGCCAGCCCGGCATGCGCGCCGCCGTCGTCGAAGAGGCGCCGGCTGCCCCCAGCGCGGTGCCGGCGAAGGCGGTGGCCAACGCCGCCAACGCCCCCAAGGTGAGCGGCAAGGACCGTGAACTGGAAGAGAAGCGCAAGCAGGCCCTGGCCGCCGACGCCGAGAAGAAGAAGGCCCAGGAGCGCGAGGTCCTCGAGGCGCAGGCCGACAACTGCAAGCGGGCCCGCGAGTCGAAGGCGACGCTGGATTCGGGCGTGCGGCTGGCCCGCGTGAACGACAAGGGCGAGCGCGAGATCCTGGACGACACGGCCCGCGCCACCGAGACCAGGCGCCTGCAGGAGATCATCTCCCGCGACTGCAAGGCCGGCTAG
- a CDS encoding RnfH family protein, whose amino-acid sequence MTALLRVTVVQSPAPRDVREWELELPAGSSVADALRACGLPADGEVGIWGRRTEAAQLLRDRDRVELYRPLLVDPKVARRERFRRQGARAAGLFSQRRPGAKQGY is encoded by the coding sequence ATGACGGCCTTGCTGCGGGTCACGGTGGTGCAGTCGCCCGCTCCGCGGGACGTGCGCGAGTGGGAACTCGAATTGCCGGCGGGTTCCAGTGTGGCCGATGCCCTGCGCGCCTGCGGCCTGCCGGCCGATGGCGAGGTGGGCATCTGGGGGCGGCGGACCGAGGCTGCCCAGCTGCTGCGCGACCGCGACCGGGTCGAGCTGTACCGGCCGCTGCTGGTGGATCCGAAGGTGGCGCGCCGGGAGCGGTTCCGGCGCCAGGGGGCGCGGGCCGCGGGCCTGTTCTCGCAGCGCCGCCCGGGCGCCAAGCAGGGCTACTAG
- a CDS encoding type II toxin-antitoxin system RatA family toxin, with translation MKTVHRSVLIWYSADEMFKLVTDVALYPQFLPWCDHANVLEEDADGMKAEVGISFGGIRQSFTTRNDHVAGRKVSMHLLDGPFSSLEGRWNFAPVGDASQRACKVELTLDYGFKNAALATVVGPVFDRIAGTLVDAFVKRAEEVYG, from the coding sequence ATGAAAACCGTCCACCGATCCGTGCTGATCTGGTACAGCGCGGACGAGATGTTCAAGCTCGTCACCGACGTGGCGCTGTACCCCCAGTTCCTGCCCTGGTGCGACCACGCCAATGTGCTGGAGGAGGATGCCGATGGCATGAAGGCCGAGGTCGGCATCTCGTTCGGCGGCATCCGGCAGAGCTTCACCACCCGCAACGACCACGTCGCGGGCCGCAAGGTGTCCATGCACCTGCTGGATGGCCCGTTCTCCAGCCTGGAAGGGCGCTGGAACTTCGCCCCGGTGGGCGACGCCAGCCAGCGCGCCTGCAAGGTCGAACTGACGCTCGACTACGGGTTCAAGAACGCGGCCCTGGCCACCGTGGTCGGCCCGGTGTTCGACCGCATCGCCGGCACGCTGGTCGATGCCTTCGTCAAGCGCGCCGAAGAGGTGTACGGATGA
- the smpB gene encoding SsrA-binding protein SmpB — protein sequence MANNKDGTKPIAENRKATYNYFFEERFEAGMVLEGWEVKALREGKVQLTDGYVVIKNGELFIIGMQINPLRTASTHVNPDSVRTRKLLLHKEQIRRLVGKVEQKGYTLVPINLHWKAGKIKCDMALAKGKAEHDKRDTIRDREGKREVERAMKSRQR from the coding sequence ATGGCCAACAACAAAGACGGCACCAAGCCCATCGCCGAGAACCGCAAAGCCACCTACAACTACTTCTTCGAGGAGCGGTTCGAGGCCGGCATGGTGCTCGAAGGCTGGGAGGTGAAGGCCCTGCGCGAGGGCAAGGTGCAGCTCACCGACGGCTACGTGGTCATCAAGAACGGCGAGCTGTTCATCATCGGCATGCAGATCAACCCGCTGCGCACCGCCTCCACCCACGTCAACCCGGACTCGGTGCGCACCCGCAAGCTGCTGCTGCACAAGGAACAGATCCGCCGCCTGGTGGGCAAGGTCGAGCAGAAGGGCTACACCCTGGTGCCGATCAACCTCCACTGGAAGGCCGGCAAGATCAAGTGCGACATGGCCCTGGCCAAGGGCAAGGCGGAGCACGACAAGCGCGACACCATCCGCGACCGGGAGGGCAAGCGGGAAGTCGAACGGGCGATGAAGAGCCGCCAGCGCTGA